A genome region from Deinococcus arcticus includes the following:
- a CDS encoding phospholipase A2, translating to MADLLFFPRLAAQTAPLRRAAGALTLALSLAACGGAAPPETAAPAPTSAAPRAPTVQPQFIVPEDPSCDPFAIECPVDPGGGGTSFYRYWTLAQVATIDARAAFAVNLTRGSASALDQARAQHYPAQKALVDQTPTDWAAVQAQATPHAGLNWSQDGCSTTTLTNILTLGMTALYSQTFGPACRLHDFAYRNIPRLANEAQVASGQRDQVDHVSLRREVDDLFLSNMLDICAGKAWIVRGSCNNWARTFASAVRSYGGSSWAVWNFTWEE from the coding sequence ATGGCCGACCTGCTGTTCTTTCCCCGCCTTGCGGCGCAGACCGCACCCCTTCGCCGCGCCGCTGGCGCCCTCACGCTGGCGCTGAGCCTGGCTGCCTGCGGGGGCGCGGCGCCCCCAGAGACCGCTGCCCCGGCACCCACCTCCGCAGCACCAAGGGCGCCCACCGTACAGCCGCAGTTCATCGTTCCCGAGGACCCCAGCTGCGATCCCTTCGCCATTGAGTGCCCGGTGGATCCGGGCGGCGGGGGCACCTCGTTCTACCGCTACTGGACCCTGGCGCAGGTGGCCACCATTGACGCGCGGGCCGCCTTTGCCGTGAACCTGACCCGGGGCAGCGCCAGCGCGCTGGACCAGGCGCGCGCCCAGCACTACCCCGCGCAAAAGGCCCTGGTAGACCAGACCCCCACCGACTGGGCGGCGGTGCAGGCCCAGGCCACGCCCCACGCGGGCCTGAACTGGAGCCAGGACGGGTGCTCCACCACCACGCTGACCAACATCCTGACCCTGGGCATGACCGCGCTGTACAGCCAGACCTTTGGCCCGGCCTGCCGCCTGCACGACTTCGCCTACCGCAACATTCCCCGCCTGGCCAACGAGGCGCAGGTGGCCAGCGGCCAGCGCGATCAGGTGGACCACGTTTCGCTGCGCCGCGAGGTAGACGACCTGTTTCTCAGCAACATGCTGGACATCTGCGCTGGCAAGGCCTGGATCGTGCGCGGTTCGTGCAACAACTGGGCCAGGACCTTCGCCTCGGCGGTGCGGTCCTACGGTGGGTCGAGCTGGGCAGTCTGGAACTTCACCTGGGAAGAATAA